The Deltaproteobacteria bacterium genome includes the window CCTGATGAGTTTCCGGGCGTTTTTCATGTTGCTGGTCATGATAGCGGCCGAATGGCCGAGATTTGTCTTGGTGTTGATCCAATCAATGGCCTGATCCAGGCTCTCACCCCTGATCAGGGCGGCAACCGCACCAAAGGCCTCCTCCTTGGCCATGGGCATGTCCACGTTCACATCTTCGAGAATGGTCGGTGCCATGAAGTAGCCGTTGGGATAGCCTTCCGCCTTGACAGCCCTCCCGTCAAAAGCCATCTTTGCGCCATCCTGCAGGGATTTGTCGATCCAATCGAGGATTTTGTCCTTTCCACCCTGGGTGGTATAGGGACCCAATTCCGCATCTTCATCGAGACCGTAACCGAGTTTCATGGCCTTGGCCCCTGCGATGAATTTCTCCTTCACTTCGTCGTAAATGTTTCCGACGATGACCACGTTGTCCACTCCGAGGCATCTCTGGCCGGTCATACCGAAACAGGCCCTCAGGAGCCAGTTGATAGAGTCGTCGATATCTGCATCGGGCATGATCACCACATGATTTTTGCCGTTGCCGTTGATGGATGAGGTCTTTCTGAACCTGCCGCAGGTCTCGAAGAGTTCATGTCCGGCCCTGTTTGATCCGATGAAACCAACCCCTTTGACTTCCGGTTGCTCCAGGATCAGTCTATTGATCTGTCGCCCCCCATGGACCATATTGATGACACCCGGAGGGAAACCGGCCTCCTGGGCTACTCTGGATATGGTCTCCGCCGCTATAGGGTCCTGTCTGCTCGGACTGACGACTACGGTACATCCGGCCGCCATGGCATAGGGTACAAAGGAAGACCAGGCGTGCATGGGGATATTGCCCGGGGTAATTATCAAAAAGACCCCGAGGGGTTCCCAAACGAGATACTGGTCGATCCCGTTGGCCAGTTGATCCAGGTGCTCATTCTGTTTGGGCAACCCGTAAAGGGCTGAACAGGCGGATTCGATATTTTCTATGACACGGCTCACCGAACCCCGCGCTTCACCAATGGTTCTACCGTGGTCCTGGGTAAGGATCCGGCACATATCTTCATAGTTTTCTTCAAACTTCGCATGCATCCCAAAGAGCAGCCGTCCCCTGTCCCGCAGGGGAACATACTTCCAAGACTGAAAAGCTTCGTGGGCGGCCTTTACCGCCGCAAGGGCCTCATCCTTTGTGGCGCTGGGGAATTCCGCGATCACCTCGCCGGTTGCAGGATTGGTACTCTCCTGGATATCGGTCGATTTGGAATCGATCCACTCACCGTTGATGAGAAATTTGAGTTTTCCATAATGCTTCTTTACTTCTGTTAATAATGCCATTAAATAAACCTCCTAATATATTTCACGTCTTTTCGACCTGTTATCGTTACATTATCATCAATTGAGACAGGGGTCTGAAGGGATTCTACCATCAGATACGGATAGAGTCAGGCTCTCTAAAGCCCC containing:
- a CDS encoding aldehyde dehydrogenase family protein; this translates as MALLTEVKKHYGKLKFLINGEWIDSKSTDIQESTNPATGEVIAEFPSATKDEALAAVKAAHEAFQSWKYVPLRDRGRLLFGMHAKFEENYEDMCRILTQDHGRTIGEARGSVSRVIENIESACSALYGLPKQNEHLDQLANGIDQYLVWEPLGVFLIITPGNIPMHAWSSFVPYAMAAGCTVVVSPSRQDPIAAETISRVAQEAGFPPGVINMVHGGRQINRLILEQPEVKGVGFIGSNRAGHELFETCGRFRKTSSINGNGKNHVVIMPDADIDDSINWLLRACFGMTGQRCLGVDNVVIVGNIYDEVKEKFIAGAKAMKLGYGLDEDAELGPYTTQGGKDKILDWIDKSLQDGAKMAFDGRAVKAEGYPNGYFMAPTILEDVNVDMPMAKEEAFGAVAALIRGESLDQAIDWINTKTNLGHSAAIMTSNMKNARKLIREANVGNVAVNLGVAQPYAFFPLGSRRDSYVGSAKSRMASMRFFMDEKTVVSRWI